The Lathyrus oleraceus cultivar Zhongwan6 chromosome 5, CAAS_Psat_ZW6_1.0, whole genome shotgun sequence genome includes the window CATTGTTTTCATAACATCAGATTAGCCTTATCCTTACCACTCGGCGAACCCCAGGTGAACACATGTTTATTTCCTAGGCAGTCTTTAGCTGTTTATATGGAAAAGATAGTATGCAGCAGCTAACTACTTGCTTAACATGCATTGTTCATTGGCAGAGGTTGGGTAGCTCAACTGATTTGAGCTAAGGAGTTGGAGGAGTAAAAGGTTCCGAGTTCAAACCTGATGAAGGAGAAAAGTAACATAACAACTAATTACTAACATCTTATGTTCTGGAAAAAGTATGGTCCTTTAGTTTGTGTATATAACTATATTTGGACCCAAAAAATCTTATTTGCATGATACACTAACTAGATATAGTGTGTGACTATGTTAGGATATAGAAACATTGATGTAGTTGGAACTTGGGACAATTAGTTAGTAAGATGGAAGGGAATAGTTTGTATAAATAAGAGAAATCAGAATGAAGAGAGGTATCATTGAAAAGGAATAAGTATTTTACTGAATGAATGAGAAAGAATAGGGGAGAGAGACAGCGAGATATATCCTCCAAGAGTTTTCCCTTCTACAACAGAATCACTGCTCTCTTCACTAAGTGTTGACAGTACTTGATGACTCCCCTGTATCCTCGTGTCCTCCTATTTAAACAAGTAATTGCCAAATGCTCTAATTACTCTCAAGTGTTAACTACTTCAATCCCTGTTATTCTATATCCTAACAGACTATCTCTTAAGAAAATAGAATGAAGGAAAATCAAAAGATAGTTATAGCCATTTTAAGATGTGTCCAGGAATATTCTTTCACATTTATTCAATGATAGTGGGTTCATATGAACTCTGTTTCAAGCAAAATATGTTGTGGTGGTGGTTCTAATTTTGAAGCAGCCTAGTTTCAATTGTTCGTTATTACTTATTAAAATTCCTCAAAATTTTTGTAATGGATTTTATATGAAGAAATTGAGTTGGTCCATGCATTTCTGTTGCAATCTCTGAAGCATGAAGCATCGGTACTTCTAAAATTGTGAAGTACCTTATTAAGATCTCGAGGTAATGGATAGAACATTATGACAAAAGTTGATCCATGTAGTCGACCCCAGTTAGTGGGATAAGGatttgttgtttttgttgtaTTCTATTGCGATCCGCGGGTTTCTAATATACTGATTTGTGGGTTTCTAATATACTAATAATATTATTTATgtatttagttttttttttgtaaCTTAATACAATTTTTTTATCTTTTGAACTTTCATTGTTATGTTTTGTTGTGAATTGAACAATTTAATTTTCTCATGTTATATTATATAGAAAAACTAGTTTTTTATTGCATACCCGTGCCTTGATTTTAAAAGAAATACCATACTAGTACCGTTACCTTACCTGTACCCATGCATCATATTGCAATGTATTTGAAAGAGATTTATTCATGCCATTACAAATAGGTGGAGAAATTCTTTATCTCCATGCCAGCTACTTTATTTACTGACTTGAACTGTGTTTTTGTTTTAGATACCGAGCCATTACTAGTGCTTACTACCGAGGAGCTGTTGGTGCCTTACTTGTCTATGATGTCACACGCCGTGCTACATTTGAGAATGCTGCCAGGTGGTTGAAAGAGTTGAGAGATCACACAGACCCCAACATTGTGGTCATGCTTATTGGAAATAAGTCGGATCTCCGACACCTTGTTGCTGTACCAACAGAAGATGGAAAGTCTTTTGCAGAAAGGGAGTCTCTCTACTTCATGGAGACTTCTGCTTTGGAAGCAACAAATGTTGAGAATGCATTCAGTGAGGTTCTTTCTCAGATATACCATATAGTGAGCAAGAAAGCAGTTGAGGCTGGGGAAAGTG containing:
- the LOC127086526 gene encoding ras-related protein Rab11D, which encodes MAGYRADDEYDYLFKLVLIGDSGVGKSNLLSRFTRNEFNLESKSTIGVEFATKSLNIDSKVIKAQIWDTAGQERYRAITSAYYRGAVGALLVYDVTRRATFENAARWLKELRDHTDPNIVVMLIGNKSDLRHLVAVPTEDGKSFAERESLYFMETSALEATNVENAFSEVLSQIYHIVSKKAVEAGESGSSSAVPSIGQTINVKEDSSVFKRFGCCSN